A genomic stretch from Bos javanicus breed banteng chromosome 3, ARS-OSU_banteng_1.0, whole genome shotgun sequence includes:
- the LOC133245327 gene encoding LOW QUALITY PROTEIN: craniofacial development protein 2-like (The sequence of the model RefSeq protein was modified relative to this genomic sequence to represent the inferred CDS: substituted 1 base at 1 genomic stop codon), producing VDVTADRSKVRCCKEQYCIGTWNVRSMNQGKLEVVKQEMARVNVDILGISELKWTGMGEFNSDDHYIYYCGQESLRRNGVAIMVNKRVRNAVLGCNLKNDRMISVRFQGKPFNITVIQVYAPTSNAEEAEVERFYEDLQDLLELTPPKDVLFIIGDWNAKGGSQETPGVTGKFGLGIRNEAGQRLIDFCQENALVIANSLFQQHKRRLYTWTSPDGQHRNQIDXILCSQRWESSIQSAKTSPGAGCGSDHELLIAKFRLK from the coding sequence gtggatgtgactgctgatagaagcaaggtccgatgctgtaaagagcaatattgcataggaacctggaatgtcaggtccatgaatcaaggcaaattggaagtggtcaaacaagagatggcaagagtgaatgtcgacattctaggaatcagcgaactgaaatggactggaatgggtgaatttaactcagatgaccattatatctactactgtgggcaggaatccctcagaagaaatggagtagccatcatggttaacaagagagtccgaaatgcagtacttggatgcaatctcaaaaacgacagaatgatctctgttcgtttccaaggcaaaccattcaatatcacagtaatccaagtctatgccccaaccagtaatgctgaagaagctgaagttgaacggttctatgaagacctacaagaccttttagaactaacacccccaaaagatgtccttttcattataggggactggaatgcaaaaggaggaagtcaagaaacacctggagtaacaggcaaatttggccttggaatacggaatgaagcagggcaaagactaatagacttttgccaagaaaatgcactggtcatagcaaacagcctcttccaacaacacaagagaagactctatacatggacatcaccagatggtcaacaccgaaatcagattgattagattctttgcagccaaagatgggaaagctctatacagtcagcaaaaacaagtccaggagctggctgtggctcagatcatgaactccttattgccaaattcagacttaaa